In a genomic window of Paramicrobacterium chengjingii:
- the gcvT gene encoding glycine cleavage system aminomethyltransferase GcvT has protein sequence MPDQDQTTTHADAARHSPLHAVHESLGASFTDFAGWQMPVRYTSDLAEHKAVREAAGIFDISHMAEFTVTGASAGEFLDFALAGRLSAVAVGRAKYSLLLTESGGVIDDVIVYRLKNSEYLIISNAGNRDAVSAALSARTSRFDVSVSDVSDDYALIAVQGPQAEAILAGTREIRELSVPWDEQKYFAWAAARFGSSALLLARTGYTGEDGFELLVKTNEAAALWSAVSATGESLGLVPAGLAARDSLRLEAGMPLYGHELSRELKPAQAGLGRVVVAAKEAFVGKDAVEPDEGAHVLVGLVSDGRRAGRTGYPVLSGDSEVGAVTSGILSPTLGHPIALALVAPDVAETGTELDIEVRGKRIAATVTTLPFYSRKK, from the coding sequence GTGCCTGATCAAGACCAGACAACTACCCACGCGGATGCCGCGCGCCACAGTCCTTTGCATGCTGTGCACGAGTCGCTCGGTGCGTCATTCACCGACTTCGCCGGCTGGCAGATGCCGGTGCGGTACACGAGCGACCTCGCCGAGCACAAGGCTGTGCGCGAAGCCGCTGGCATCTTCGACATCTCCCACATGGCCGAATTCACCGTCACGGGAGCGTCGGCAGGGGAGTTTCTCGATTTTGCGCTGGCGGGTCGACTCTCGGCCGTGGCTGTCGGGCGCGCGAAATACTCCCTTCTTCTGACGGAGTCCGGCGGCGTCATCGACGACGTCATCGTCTACCGGCTGAAGAACTCCGAGTACCTCATCATCTCGAACGCAGGGAATCGGGATGCCGTCAGCGCAGCGCTGTCGGCGCGCACATCGCGCTTCGACGTCAGCGTCTCTGACGTCAGCGACGACTACGCTCTCATCGCTGTGCAGGGACCGCAGGCCGAGGCGATCCTCGCCGGAACCCGTGAGATCCGCGAGCTCTCGGTGCCCTGGGACGAGCAGAAGTACTTTGCGTGGGCCGCAGCGCGGTTCGGCAGTTCTGCACTGCTCCTCGCTCGCACCGGCTACACCGGAGAAGACGGCTTCGAACTTCTGGTGAAGACGAACGAAGCCGCAGCACTCTGGAGCGCGGTCTCTGCCACCGGAGAATCGCTCGGACTTGTGCCCGCGGGGCTCGCCGCCCGTGACTCGCTGCGACTCGAAGCCGGCATGCCGCTTTACGGCCACGAACTGTCGCGCGAGCTGAAGCCGGCACAAGCGGGCCTTGGTCGCGTGGTCGTTGCGGCCAAAGAAGCATTCGTCGGCAAGGATGCCGTCGAACCAGACGAGGGCGCGCACGTGCTCGTCGGCCTCGTCTCGGATGGGCGTCGTGCAGGCCGCACCGGATACCCCGTTCTGTCCGGTGATTCTGAGGTCGGAGCCGTGACGAGCGGCATCCTCTCACCAACCCTCGGCCACCCCATAGCGCTGGCTCTCGTCGCCCCCGACGTCGCCGAGACCGGCACCGAACTCGACATCGAGGTGCGCGGCAAGCGCATCGCTGCAACAGTGACCACCCTGCCCTTCTACTCACGGAAGAAGTAA
- the gcvP gene encoding aminomethyl-transferring glycine dehydrogenase — MLSTLGFQSIDDLVSSAIPTGIRVDESLDSLIPDAASEREALAELRALADRNTVRTSLIGQGYYDTITPAVITRNVLENPSWYTAYTPYQPEISQGRLEALINFQTMITDLTGLDTANASMLDEGTAVVEGMLLARRASKSKSNVFVADADAFPQTLALLETRAEAVGIDLVIADVRGGTDVPEHFGVFVQYPAASGELWNPASVIAASHEQKGIAVVAADLLALALVTSPGELGADVAIGTTQRFGVPMGFGGPHAGYMAVRKGLERQLPGRLVGVSKDAAGQPAYRLSLQTREQHIRREKATSNICTAQVLLAVMAAMYAVYHGPQGIRSIAQAVHAKAVLAQRALLEHGVRVTTEHYFDTLTVSVRDADAVVARASGHGLLLHKVDAETVRVSFDEVTAQDDQLVGVIAEVFSSDHSDPLPVPEQSGIWQIAETARAIAPTALAQFPDELARQSEYLTHPVFNTHHSETAMMRYLKRLADRDYALDRGMIPLGSCTMKLNAATEMEAVTWPEFAGLHPFAPAADVAGSLELIAQLETWLADVTGYDTVSLQPNAGSQGELAGLLAIRGYHRANGDEQRTVCLIPSSAHGTNAASAVLAGMKVVVIACDENGNVELADLRAKISAHADELAALMITYPSTHGVYEHDVVHITEAVHEAGGQVYIDGANLNALLGYARFGDFGGDVSHLNLHKTFCIPHGGGGPGVGPVAAKSHLAPYLPGHPMAQSNDHAGLTHDGGPVSAAPYGSPSILPITWAYMRMMGTTGLARATRAAVLSANYIAARLRDHFPVLYTGDNGLVAHECILDLRPLTKQTGITVDDVAKRLIDYGFHAPTMSFPVSGTLMVEPTESEDIAELDRFIDAMIGIKAEADAVAAGESPADDNVLVGAPHTAEAIATADWTHPYSREQAVYPVRSLVRSKYWPPVRRIDQAYGDRNLMCECPPIEAFA, encoded by the coding sequence ATGCTGTCGACGCTCGGGTTTCAGAGCATCGACGATCTCGTCAGCTCGGCGATCCCGACGGGCATCCGTGTTGACGAGAGCCTCGATAGCCTGATTCCGGATGCCGCGAGCGAACGTGAGGCCCTCGCAGAGCTTCGCGCGCTCGCCGATCGCAACACTGTGCGCACGAGCCTCATCGGCCAGGGGTACTACGACACGATTACGCCGGCGGTCATCACACGCAACGTTCTTGAGAATCCCTCGTGGTACACCGCTTATACGCCGTACCAGCCGGAGATCTCGCAGGGTCGCCTTGAAGCGCTCATCAACTTTCAGACAATGATCACCGACCTCACGGGGCTCGACACGGCGAACGCATCGATGCTCGACGAGGGTACGGCCGTCGTCGAGGGGATGCTGCTCGCTCGTCGCGCGTCCAAATCGAAGTCGAACGTGTTCGTGGCCGATGCCGACGCATTTCCGCAGACGCTCGCGCTTCTCGAGACGCGCGCCGAGGCTGTCGGCATTGACCTCGTCATCGCAGACGTGCGCGGGGGCACCGACGTGCCGGAGCATTTCGGCGTGTTCGTACAGTACCCCGCGGCATCGGGCGAGCTGTGGAACCCGGCATCCGTCATCGCGGCGAGCCATGAGCAGAAGGGAATCGCTGTCGTTGCGGCGGACCTGCTTGCGCTCGCCCTCGTGACGTCGCCTGGCGAGCTTGGCGCTGATGTCGCCATTGGCACAACACAGCGCTTCGGTGTACCCATGGGATTCGGGGGCCCGCACGCTGGCTACATGGCCGTGCGAAAGGGCCTCGAGCGTCAGCTGCCTGGCCGCCTCGTCGGAGTGAGCAAGGATGCCGCGGGGCAGCCGGCGTACCGGCTGAGTCTTCAGACTCGTGAGCAGCACATTCGTCGAGAGAAGGCGACGTCGAACATTTGCACGGCTCAGGTGCTGCTTGCCGTGATGGCAGCGATGTATGCGGTGTATCACGGGCCGCAGGGCATACGCTCGATCGCCCAGGCGGTGCACGCGAAGGCTGTTCTGGCGCAGCGTGCGTTGCTCGAGCATGGCGTCCGAGTGACGACAGAGCACTACTTCGACACGCTCACAGTCAGCGTGCGCGACGCGGACGCTGTTGTCGCACGCGCTTCGGGTCACGGGCTGCTTCTGCACAAGGTCGACGCCGAAACCGTGCGCGTGAGCTTCGACGAGGTGACCGCGCAGGACGATCAGCTTGTCGGGGTCATCGCGGAGGTATTCTCATCTGACCATAGCGACCCGCTGCCGGTTCCCGAGCAATCGGGGATCTGGCAGATCGCCGAGACAGCCCGTGCCATCGCGCCCACCGCACTCGCGCAGTTTCCCGACGAGCTTGCACGCCAGAGCGAGTATCTGACGCATCCGGTGTTCAACACGCATCATTCCGAGACCGCGATGATGCGCTACCTTAAGCGTCTCGCTGACCGCGACTACGCGCTCGACCGCGGCATGATTCCACTCGGCAGCTGCACAATGAAGCTCAACGCAGCCACCGAGATGGAGGCCGTCACCTGGCCCGAGTTCGCCGGACTTCACCCGTTTGCGCCCGCAGCCGACGTCGCGGGTTCACTCGAGCTCATCGCGCAGCTCGAGACGTGGCTCGCCGACGTCACTGGGTACGACACCGTGTCGCTGCAGCCCAACGCGGGCAGTCAGGGTGAACTCGCCGGCCTTCTCGCGATCCGCGGCTACCACCGCGCGAACGGTGACGAACAGCGCACCGTGTGTCTGATCCCCTCGAGCGCACATGGCACGAACGCGGCATCCGCCGTTCTGGCAGGCATGAAGGTCGTCGTCATCGCCTGTGACGAGAATGGCAATGTCGAGCTCGCTGATCTGCGAGCCAAGATCTCTGCGCACGCCGACGAGCTCGCCGCGCTCATGATCACGTATCCGTCGACGCACGGCGTGTACGAGCATGACGTGGTACACATCACCGAGGCAGTGCACGAGGCGGGTGGCCAGGTGTACATTGACGGAGCCAACCTCAACGCACTGCTCGGCTACGCGCGGTTCGGCGACTTCGGGGGAGACGTCTCGCACCTCAACCTGCACAAGACGTTCTGCATTCCACATGGCGGAGGCGGGCCAGGCGTGGGTCCTGTGGCAGCAAAGTCGCATCTGGCACCGTACCTTCCGGGCCATCCGATGGCGCAGTCAAACGACCATGCGGGCCTGACGCACGACGGAGGGCCTGTCTCCGCGGCGCCGTACGGCAGCCCCAGCATCCTGCCGATCACGTGGGCATACATGCGCATGATGGGCACCACGGGTCTTGCGCGGGCAACGCGTGCAGCCGTGCTGAGCGCGAACTACATCGCTGCTCGACTGCGAGATCACTTCCCCGTGCTGTACACGGGAGACAACGGACTCGTCGCTCATGAGTGCATTCTCGACCTGCGACCGCTCACGAAGCAGACGGGCATTACCGTCGATGATGTGGCCAAGCGTCTCATCGACTACGGATTCCACGCGCCGACCATGTCGTTCCCGGTATCGGGCACTCTCATGGTCGAACCGACCGAGAGCGAAGACATTGCGGAGCTCGATCGATTCATCGACGCGATGATCGGCATCAAGGCTGAGGCGGATGCCGTTGCGGCCGGCGAGTCTCCGGCAGACGACAATGTGCTCGTCGGCGCCCCGCACACGGCCGAGGCCATTGCGACGGCCGACTGGACGCATCCGTATTCACGAGAGCAGGCCGTGTACCCTGTGCGCTCGCTTGTGCGCTCGAAGTACTGGCCTCCCGTGCGGCGCATCGACCAGGCATACGGTGATCGCAATCTCATGTGCGAGTGCCCGCCCATTGAGGCGTTCGCCTAG
- a CDS encoding cysteine desulfurase family protein has protein sequence MYLDAAATTPVRREALEAAWPFLTGEFGNPSSHHQIGERAADALEDARSRVAHVLGMRAGDVSFTSGGTEADNLAVIGIGLASSRGRHLVTSAIEHEAVLESADFLGRRHGFDVTYCDVSSDGTVTPDSLRTALRDDTALVSLSYANNEIGTIADIPALTAVSREHGVPFHTDAVQAAGWLPLAELGADAITIAGHKVGAPKGIGVAAIRGRVPVEPLLHGGGQERGRRSGTENVAFAVALATALELAEAERAEAAARARSVRDDFITRVLADAPGAFLTGSRASRLPNHASFCFSTTSGEAVLLELERRGVTASSGSACAAGSDEASHVLTAIGIDAATAQTSVRFTFPADASLQHAEAAATAVTASVHSLSQSFS, from the coding sequence GTGTATCTCGACGCCGCAGCAACCACCCCGGTGCGCCGAGAAGCACTGGAAGCCGCCTGGCCGTTTCTCACCGGAGAGTTCGGCAACCCGTCAAGCCATCATCAGATCGGCGAACGGGCAGCCGATGCCCTTGAAGATGCTCGCTCGCGTGTCGCGCACGTGCTCGGCATGCGCGCCGGTGACGTCTCGTTTACCAGCGGCGGAACCGAAGCAGACAACTTGGCCGTGATCGGCATCGGTCTCGCGTCGTCTCGGGGGCGGCATCTCGTCACTTCCGCCATCGAGCACGAGGCCGTTCTGGAATCCGCCGATTTTCTCGGGCGCCGGCACGGATTCGACGTGACATATTGCGACGTCTCATCCGATGGAACGGTGACACCAGACTCCCTGCGGACCGCTCTGCGTGACGACACAGCCCTCGTCAGCCTCTCGTACGCGAACAACGAGATCGGGACGATCGCAGACATCCCGGCCCTCACTGCCGTGTCCCGCGAACACGGTGTGCCGTTTCACACCGATGCCGTGCAGGCAGCCGGTTGGCTGCCACTTGCCGAGCTCGGCGCCGACGCCATCACGATCGCCGGTCACAAGGTCGGCGCCCCCAAAGGCATCGGCGTTGCCGCCATCAGAGGCCGTGTTCCCGTCGAGCCGCTCCTCCACGGTGGAGGCCAGGAGCGCGGCCGCCGTTCGGGCACCGAGAATGTCGCGTTCGCCGTTGCCCTTGCCACGGCGCTCGAGCTTGCCGAGGCCGAGCGGGCAGAAGCTGCGGCACGCGCCCGCTCAGTGAGAGACGACTTTATCACCCGCGTTCTCGCAGATGCTCCTGGCGCGTTTCTCACGGGAAGCAGGGCGTCGAGACTGCCGAACCATGCATCGTTCTGCTTCAGCACAACCAGCGGCGAGGCCGTGCTGCTTGAGCTGGAGCGTCGTGGAGTCACGGCATCATCCGGTTCCGCATGTGCGGCAGGAAGCGATGAGGCGTCGCACGTTCTTACGGCGATCGGAATCGACGCTGCCACCGCGCAGACCAGCGTTCGCTTTACGTTTCCGGCGGACGCGTCGCTGCAGCACGCCGAGGCTGCAGCGACGGCAGTCACGGCGTCCGTTCATTCGCTTTCGCAGTCCTTCTCCTGA
- the nadC gene encoding carboxylating nicotinate-nucleotide diphosphorylase, whose protein sequence is MLTDSHIDRVVQLALDEDAPWGDITSETFIPAETQATAVLNAREPGILAGAEVFAAAFRLTDAATSVDLHMADGDHFTSGATLATVSGPARALLRAERIGLNFCQRLSGVATATRAFVDAVHGTGVHIADTRKTTPGLRAFERHAVQCGGGRNHRFSLSDAVMAKDNHLAVLTARGMSITEAINTARSRLGHTTSIEVEVDRLDQIEPVIAGGVDIIMLDNFTLDDLRAGVELVARRAVVEASGNVTLATVRAIAETGVDVISSGALTHSVRSLDLGLDMALHGA, encoded by the coding sequence ATGCTGACCGACTCCCACATCGACCGGGTTGTGCAGCTCGCTCTCGATGAAGATGCGCCCTGGGGCGACATCACGAGCGAGACGTTCATTCCCGCCGAGACTCAGGCGACAGCTGTGCTGAACGCCCGGGAACCAGGCATTCTCGCAGGAGCAGAGGTGTTTGCCGCCGCATTTCGGCTGACGGATGCCGCAACCTCCGTCGATCTGCACATGGCTGACGGCGATCACTTCACTTCCGGTGCCACGCTCGCCACGGTTTCCGGCCCCGCCCGCGCACTGCTGCGCGCAGAACGCATCGGTCTCAACTTCTGCCAACGGCTCTCGGGAGTTGCTACGGCAACGCGTGCCTTCGTCGACGCCGTGCACGGCACGGGGGTTCACATCGCTGACACGCGAAAGACAACACCAGGACTCCGCGCGTTCGAACGGCACGCTGTGCAATGCGGTGGCGGCCGCAATCATCGCTTCAGCCTCTCGGATGCCGTGATGGCGAAAGACAATCATCTTGCTGTGCTCACGGCCCGCGGAATGTCGATCACAGAAGCGATCAACACGGCCCGCTCCCGGCTCGGACACACGACGTCAATCGAGGTGGAGGTCGATCGCCTCGACCAGATCGAGCCGGTGATCGCCGGCGGCGTCGACATCATCATGCTCGACAACTTCACACTGGATGACCTCCGTGCCGGTGTCGAACTCGTCGCGAGGCGCGCCGTCGTCGAGGCGAGCGGCAATGTCACTCTCGCCACCGTGCGCGCCATTGCAGAGACCGGCGTCGACGTCATCTCCTCCGGCGCACTCACGCACAGCGTCCGCTCGCTCGATCTCGGTCTCGACATGGCGCTTCACGGAGCCTGA
- the nadB gene encoding L-aspartate oxidase, which translates to MIIVGSGIAGLTAALRAANEHDVTIITKDALGDGNTAQAQGGIAGVLFGDDSIEAHVADTLAAGAGLCDEDAVRILCSEGPQRIRDLAAAGVDFDTEAGSYAKGREAAHSYPRVVHAGGDATGRAIARTLAQRVRERRIPVLENSLLIDLVTENDTVIGVDVLTPHRPIRMLAQTTMIATGGCGQLYARTTNPAGATGDGVAAALRAGAQVADAEFYQFHPTTLADSGFLVSEAVRGAGAVLLDETGHRFMLDIDPRAELAPRNVVALALARTMAAQNDRPVLLDATRVPRLTERFPTITAAVMHTGIDWTRDPVPVTPAAHYWMGGIATDQVGRTKIDGLVAIGEAACTGVHGGNRLASNSLLEGAVFAERAAAALPRGAAHMHPSLSPIDDHVTAPALDRGELQRLAWSALGLERNERHLTSALARIDEWDSAATPIPLSRAALENRNLLLIARIVARQALARRESRGAHARLDYPKADPTQARSVVAAPVQEALAC; encoded by the coding sequence GTGATCATTGTGGGCTCTGGCATCGCCGGGCTCACGGCCGCCCTACGTGCGGCCAACGAACATGACGTCACGATCATCACAAAAGATGCTCTCGGCGACGGCAACACGGCGCAGGCTCAAGGCGGTATCGCCGGCGTGCTCTTCGGCGACGACTCGATCGAGGCGCACGTTGCCGACACTCTCGCCGCTGGCGCCGGCCTCTGCGACGAAGACGCGGTGCGTATTCTCTGCTCTGAGGGGCCGCAACGCATTCGGGATCTCGCGGCGGCTGGTGTTGATTTCGACACCGAAGCAGGCAGCTACGCGAAGGGACGTGAAGCTGCTCATTCCTATCCTCGCGTCGTGCACGCCGGAGGAGATGCCACGGGCAGAGCGATAGCGCGGACGCTCGCCCAGCGCGTGAGAGAACGCCGCATCCCGGTTCTCGAGAACTCGCTTCTCATCGATCTCGTGACTGAGAACGACACAGTGATCGGCGTCGATGTGCTCACGCCCCACCGACCGATCAGGATGCTCGCACAGACGACGATGATCGCCACAGGAGGGTGCGGACAACTGTACGCGCGCACGACGAATCCCGCAGGAGCAACCGGCGATGGCGTTGCTGCCGCTCTTCGAGCCGGGGCGCAAGTCGCCGATGCCGAGTTCTACCAGTTTCATCCGACGACACTCGCAGACAGCGGATTTCTCGTCTCCGAAGCCGTTCGTGGCGCCGGTGCCGTGCTTCTCGACGAGACTGGCCACCGATTCATGCTCGACATCGACCCCAGGGCCGAGCTTGCACCACGCAACGTCGTTGCCCTCGCCCTCGCCCGCACCATGGCCGCGCAGAACGATCGCCCTGTTCTCCTTGATGCCACGCGGGTTCCGAGACTCACCGAGCGGTTCCCGACGATCACGGCAGCGGTGATGCACACGGGGATCGACTGGACACGCGACCCGGTCCCCGTCACGCCTGCGGCCCACTACTGGATGGGCGGAATCGCAACGGACCAGGTCGGACGCACCAAAATCGACGGACTCGTTGCAATCGGCGAGGCTGCATGTACCGGGGTGCACGGCGGCAACCGCCTTGCGTCGAATTCGCTGCTCGAGGGAGCCGTGTTCGCCGAGCGGGCCGCAGCTGCTCTTCCGCGTGGCGCCGCGCACATGCATCCGTCTCTCTCCCCCATCGACGACCATGTGACGGCGCCTGCCCTCGACCGCGGCGAGCTTCAACGGCTGGCATGGAGCGCACTCGGACTGGAACGCAACGAACGGCACTTGACATCCGCTCTCGCGCGCATTGATGAGTGGGACTCCGCAGCGACTCCGATTCCGCTGAGCCGCGCCGCCCTTGAGAACCGCAATTTGCTGCTGATTGCGCGCATCGTTGCCCGCCAGGCTCTCGCGCGCCGTGAGTCCCGCGGCGCCCATGCCCGACTCGACTACCCGAAAGCCGATCCGACACAGGCGCGTTCTGTTGTCGCCGCTCCGGTTCAGGAGGCACTCGCATGCTGA
- the gcvH gene encoding glycine cleavage system protein GcvH, with translation MTETSALSYTEEHEWLNIDGSSVTVGITDYAAEKLGDVVFVELPDVGDEVEAGTVVGEIESTKSVGELFAPVTGTITAINDAVVDDPSLVNSSPYGDGWMLTIEVPELPAGLLDADAYAKLVSE, from the coding sequence ATGACCGAGACCAGCGCACTGTCTTATACCGAAGAGCACGAGTGGCTCAATATCGACGGCTCATCTGTCACCGTCGGTATCACCGACTACGCCGCAGAGAAGCTCGGCGACGTCGTCTTTGTCGAACTACCCGATGTGGGCGACGAGGTCGAAGCCGGAACGGTCGTCGGCGAAATCGAGTCGACGAAGTCCGTCGGCGAGCTCTTCGCGCCGGTCACCGGTACGATCACCGCGATCAACGATGCCGTCGTCGATGACCCGTCGCTCGTCAACTCGAGCCCGTACGGCGACGGATGGATGCTGACCATCGAGGTGCCCGAGCTTCCCGCAGGCCTGCTCGATGCCGACGCTTATGCGAAGCTGGTGAGCGAGTGA
- the nadA gene encoding quinolinate synthase NadA, giving the protein MTTTASVDLTIRDITATSADGVCTTDLLTAPWDVDVSPGYGPGASMDDAIPAATPRQGELPAEYREASNEELDHRIRAAKKTLGDRVVVLGHFYQRDEVVQYADYVGDSFQLANAAKARTDAEAIVFCGVHFMAETADLLSGADQRVILPNLAAGCSMADMANIDQVEECWEQLAEVYGTEPDADGRVPVIPVTYMNSSAAIKGFCGRNGGIVCTSSNAESVLEWAFERGQRVLFFPDQHLGRNTAKHMGVSLEQMPLWNPARPLGGNGEAELQNARVILWQGFCSVHKRFTTTQIKKARQDDANVRVIVHPECPMDVVDAADEYGSTDYITKAIAGATSPTTFAIGTEINLVQRLAAQHPQHTIYCLDPIVCPCSTMYRIHPGYLAWVLERLIAGVVENRIEVSPGVAEPARVALERMLAAKPKG; this is encoded by the coding sequence ATGACAACGACGGCTTCCGTCGACCTGACAATTCGCGACATCACGGCGACCTCAGCTGATGGTGTCTGCACAACCGATCTGCTGACTGCGCCGTGGGACGTCGACGTCTCCCCCGGCTACGGGCCTGGCGCATCGATGGACGACGCGATTCCCGCCGCGACGCCGCGCCAAGGTGAACTGCCGGCCGAGTATCGCGAGGCGTCAAACGAGGAGCTTGATCACAGAATCCGGGCGGCGAAGAAGACACTGGGTGACCGCGTCGTCGTGCTTGGGCACTTTTACCAACGCGACGAGGTTGTGCAGTACGCAGACTACGTTGGCGACTCATTTCAGCTGGCGAACGCTGCGAAGGCGAGAACAGATGCCGAGGCCATCGTGTTCTGCGGCGTACATTTCATGGCCGAGACCGCCGATCTGCTCTCGGGCGCCGACCAGCGCGTAATTTTACCGAACCTCGCGGCCGGATGCTCGATGGCCGACATGGCGAACATCGACCAGGTTGAGGAGTGCTGGGAACAGCTTGCCGAAGTGTACGGCACTGAACCAGACGCCGACGGGCGTGTGCCCGTCATTCCTGTCACATATATGAACTCATCCGCTGCGATCAAGGGTTTCTGCGGCCGCAATGGCGGCATCGTCTGCACTTCCTCGAACGCAGAGAGCGTGCTCGAGTGGGCGTTCGAACGAGGACAGCGCGTGCTGTTCTTCCCCGACCAGCACCTCGGCCGCAATACGGCAAAGCACATGGGTGTCTCCCTTGAGCAGATGCCGCTGTGGAATCCGGCACGGCCCCTCGGCGGCAATGGCGAGGCTGAGCTGCAGAACGCTCGGGTCATTCTCTGGCAGGGCTTCTGCTCCGTGCACAAGCGATTCACCACGACGCAGATCAAGAAGGCACGACAGGACGATGCGAACGTACGCGTCATCGTGCACCCCGAGTGCCCGATGGACGTCGTCGACGCGGCTGACGAGTACGGTTCAACTGACTACATCACCAAGGCGATCGCCGGCGCGACATCGCCCACCACGTTTGCCATTGGCACCGAGATCAATCTCGTGCAGCGTCTGGCAGCGCAGCACCCTCAGCACACCATCTACTGCCTCGACCCGATCGTCTGCCCCTGCTCGACGATGTACCGCATCCATCCCGGCTACCTGGCCTGGGTGTTAGAGCGTCTCATCGCCGGGGTGGTTGAAAACCGCATCGAGGTGTCGCCCGGTGTGGCCGAACCGGCACGCGTCGCACTTGAGCGAATGCTTGCCGCGAAGCCGAAGGGCTGA
- a CDS encoding NUDIX hydrolase, with product MAASITLAVSTVIFALRPHPDTGHLALWLPLVRRIRSPHKGQWALPGGPLRADEDLAASAARNLRDTTALTPRYLEQLFAFGRPDRSDNRVAPENRTVSIVYWALVHADVASAGVESDNVHWFLAEDVPTLAFDHNQIIEYALWRLRNKMEYSRIATAFLGETFTLSELREVHEVVLERTLDPANFRRQIETSGDVIATDEFRMGGRHRPARLYRHNHSIELADNGPLTGR from the coding sequence ATGGCGGCATCCATCACCCTTGCGGTGTCGACAGTCATCTTCGCCCTGCGCCCGCACCCCGACACCGGACACCTGGCGCTCTGGCTGCCTCTCGTGCGACGCATTCGCTCCCCCCACAAGGGGCAATGGGCCCTGCCAGGAGGCCCCCTTCGCGCTGACGAAGATCTTGCAGCATCCGCCGCGAGAAACCTCCGCGACACCACCGCGCTCACCCCTCGTTACCTTGAACAGCTCTTCGCATTCGGTCGCCCGGATCGCTCGGACAACCGTGTTGCTCCAGAGAACCGCACGGTGTCAATCGTGTACTGGGCTCTCGTGCATGCCGATGTCGCGAGCGCGGGCGTCGAGAGCGACAACGTTCACTGGTTTCTCGCCGAAGATGTGCCGACTCTCGCGTTCGATCACAACCAGATCATCGAGTACGCGCTATGGCGCCTGCGCAACAAGATGGAATACAGCCGCATCGCCACTGCGTTTCTCGGCGAGACGTTCACGCTCTCCGAGCTGCGAGAGGTTCACGAGGTCGTGCTCGAGCGCACTCTGGATCCGGCGAACTTTCGACGCCAGATCGAAACATCGGGCGATGTCATCGCCACGGACGAGTTCCGCATGGGCGGTCGCCATAGACCGGCCCGCCTCTATCGGCATAACCATTCGATCGAGCTCGCTGACAACGGGCCTCTCACCGGGCGCTGA